A single genomic interval of Stieleria maiorica harbors:
- a CDS encoding FHA domain-containing protein, which yields MRVILQVTAGPALGRQIPLQSGERARFGSSDVADVCFPDDAEMAEVHFELECQSDQCLVRDMTGASATFVNETPIDEAVIVDGDKIVAGQTQLRTVIQGRPGQADDIDAPQETEQPDQPKLSAVELCQLTDLEEESLQLFRPSHSPEEFIRVLAENKLFADAIRIATLYLPKRKTVYWAYRVVAEVFPRELGREERDALELVMAWLKEPSEVNRRAAMAVAEKLEYANAASCVAAAASWSEGSMAPAEFDEVPADPRLTAQMAAGAMMMTATTGDTMSIDHRYQKILDIGNEFLAGKADLPQ from the coding sequence ATGAGAGTCATTCTTCAGGTCACCGCAGGACCCGCACTGGGTCGGCAAATCCCGCTGCAATCGGGCGAACGGGCGCGGTTCGGAAGCAGTGATGTTGCCGATGTCTGTTTCCCAGACGATGCGGAGATGGCCGAAGTGCATTTCGAATTGGAATGCCAGTCCGATCAGTGCCTGGTGCGGGACATGACCGGGGCCTCGGCAACCTTCGTCAACGAAACGCCCATCGATGAAGCCGTGATCGTCGACGGCGATAAAATCGTCGCCGGACAAACCCAATTGCGAACGGTCATCCAAGGGCGTCCCGGTCAGGCCGACGATATTGATGCCCCTCAAGAAACCGAGCAACCCGACCAGCCGAAACTCTCCGCCGTCGAACTCTGTCAATTGACCGACCTGGAAGAGGAGTCGTTGCAGCTGTTTCGCCCCAGCCATTCGCCGGAAGAATTCATTCGCGTCCTGGCCGAAAACAAGCTCTTCGCCGACGCGATCCGGATCGCCACGCTGTATCTGCCCAAACGAAAAACCGTCTACTGGGCCTATCGGGTCGTCGCGGAAGTGTTCCCCCGCGAACTGGGCCGAGAGGAACGCGACGCACTGGAATTGGTGATGGCCTGGTTAAAGGAACCGAGTGAAGTGAATCGCCGGGCGGCCATGGCGGTCGCTGAAAAGTTGGAATATGCCAACGCGGCCAGCTGTGTCGCCGCCGCCGCGTCCTGGAGTGAAGGCAGCATGGCGCCGGCCGAATTCGACGAGGTCCCCGCGGACCCGCGATTGACCGCACAAATGGCCGCCGGCGCGATGATGATGACCGCGACCACCGGCGACACGATGTCGATCGATCATCGCTACCAGAAAATTCTGGACATCGGCAACGAGTTCCTCGCTGGCAAGGCCGACCTGCCGCAGTAG
- a CDS encoding protein kinase domain-containing protein — protein MALICSYCGSLCSQRDQANGRCGSCACFFTGNEEIIPDAPTSESAAAADDGPASPFAAPKADRDEVRPDSPDDRPELGATSVEEAGDQSGEKAPVASGFDPTAVEPDSPRGELNSSEGLIQPRRLSPQFRRRVERTWESTFGGGGFTAESTLSSHQPSTETKVESPTLSIATRKITKGKPGTKGASEGDYELAEVIGEGSMGRVWSARQTSLDRNVAVKVPMAELAGAGSVGESQFISEVVVTGQLEHPNIVPIYELGRDATGIPFYSMKHVQGRPWNEFIGENTDQENLEILMKVCDAIAFAHDRNFLHRDIKPHNVMVGEFGEVSVMDWGIAVSITKDPSQPWASVATGPAGTPAYMAPEMAAHNPSELGVVSDIYLLGAVLYEIVTGTPPHPKTGDTGEALLAAAANEIIPTTRTGELVDIARRAMATKLEDRYQSVQELQDAIREYQSHRESIKLSESADEHFANAKKNQSSDEFARARFAYEEALKLWDGNTAAVSGMRLATLAHARNALDQENYELGISVLDPENPEHRDLLSKLELKRAARRRLAWFSKIAAGTAIAAVLTVVAVTLYFYMESLENAKSLETQRDYAREQQVIATNLKTKAETEKENAESARNEAFRAQRQARRLEAEARLEKRRAEEAPYGSEIGLAAESIRRKLRDKAERILDKLDPTQPDADPVMSQLRHIEWGILKHSWSPAAVATLTGKDHVKAVASSREGLVFAAGTDDGNVLLWQGVDDLDSEVEPTTIRFGVKINAVAVSSDGRFLAAAGIRHRDPDAATQPSDFDVCVWEVTSAGIAQSPILLHGHKAEVLSVGFSGDATKVVTSAADRTAVVWDRTSGQRRSVMADHLDPKVWSARLSADDPDLVVTACEDGRVRVWKTASNSGGVSEAKKLYDFRGHDGPVYAAVFSPDGRSVLSGGYDRSLLRWNLDSAQADVVASSSELLKQRLQGRLDGSQLAANKRDEIGAPGDRHTASIRSIDVGRLGDQQCIVTGGNDNTVRVWKPAGGSWKLDKVLSGHGRWVQSCVFSNQGEFVLSGADDGLKLWAWQDYSMPRDLVPDPEVRLSRQPSERGLSSALKSVYSRDGRWIATVYANGTVEVWDLQNPGRATGEMLVHGHAMLAATGVMDRNGERLLTSAGDNTTRLWDTNRGTHTLKLDGTGYRGAADVAWRPDSPTTLVVTGSDEHMTPAWFWRIDQNGDVVKTALLADYAQTQLTQQAAAASKRRSASVSAVALRSGSEGIDELDRLRRRIPDVTTISFAPDGQRFMIGDSSGHCFVYQVDDESSAPRQLTRFRAHRSAVSCAAFLPPGQSLITAGVDGEVVKWNANDGTQETKLPWQGPVTALDISTGGDRLLVGHAPLEGTEFPVAQLYRLEGDAFQSEAEFALTDPAGRRDWTDNRPTIRSARFVPGSDQAVLSLFFPAQTSSAGESTSASRYRVGYWTWNDAGSDFAEMNSSKLGDVSTAMVVGDEARERQLLVVGGKGARLLAADDDRRLSFTTLKRSFRPASSIAAVDFSYDIASGQSDRLVVGDSEGNVRVWEFDGTHWSETSLASVHLAGRHDGPIVSTVFDPTDPNRMITADRNGTWKLWQFNATTWESVPLAIPNQERRELSFAMFSPDGNLVLIGTDTGASVWRFGDDGTLERIMETWQPGKVTTAVFADDGSWIVTCDGDRAVAFWDLQGKLLARMDEEDASGTTALALSYDRRRLVTGQGKGIGIWDTSRILDAIAAQDPAEDEAMGAPETTSNGLIKELFTLNKKLFRLDAESEVNAESDVTSISISPDGQNLLSSGMNGQTTIWEGAPLSPITFAFSNDQFSVRRNVPFKNIGASALLSDPSRLARFDGAELTVSIEGESIEGEKLAIRPRRDLLGATIVLRNQQGQTMCYHRAHHHAELKKIGELLSDDGASNRLRVRFGEGVDAREVQALIATLAYRVETSAAEEAANIADGSESEDQASLEEMSVISRTVRVGVSGFRYRSKNAADSWQESESVSGTITIEVEPDHREEAGQQGAMVDRVAVVGG, from the coding sequence ATGGCGCTAATCTGTTCTTATTGCGGTTCACTGTGTAGCCAACGCGACCAGGCGAATGGGCGTTGCGGAAGCTGCGCGTGCTTTTTTACCGGCAACGAAGAAATCATCCCCGACGCCCCGACCTCCGAGTCGGCCGCAGCAGCTGACGATGGCCCGGCGTCTCCGTTTGCCGCACCAAAAGCGGATCGCGATGAAGTCCGGCCTGATTCGCCCGATGACCGACCGGAACTTGGCGCGACGTCCGTCGAAGAAGCCGGCGATCAGTCCGGCGAGAAGGCTCCCGTAGCGAGCGGATTTGACCCGACGGCAGTGGAGCCGGACAGCCCGCGGGGCGAATTGAACAGCAGCGAAGGGTTGATCCAGCCGCGGCGCCTGTCGCCGCAGTTTCGACGGCGTGTCGAGCGGACCTGGGAATCGACCTTCGGCGGCGGCGGATTCACCGCCGAAAGCACGCTCAGTTCGCACCAGCCGTCGACGGAAACGAAAGTCGAAAGCCCGACGTTGAGCATCGCGACGCGAAAAATCACCAAGGGAAAACCCGGCACCAAGGGGGCCAGCGAAGGCGATTACGAGTTGGCCGAAGTGATCGGCGAAGGCAGCATGGGCCGCGTCTGGTCGGCCCGCCAAACATCGCTGGACCGAAACGTGGCGGTCAAGGTGCCGATGGCGGAGTTGGCCGGCGCCGGAAGCGTGGGCGAAAGCCAGTTCATTTCCGAAGTCGTCGTCACCGGACAACTGGAACACCCCAACATCGTTCCGATTTACGAACTGGGACGCGATGCAACCGGGATCCCGTTCTACTCCATGAAACACGTCCAAGGGCGACCTTGGAATGAGTTCATTGGTGAGAACACGGACCAGGAGAACCTGGAAATCCTGATGAAGGTTTGTGACGCGATCGCCTTCGCTCACGACCGGAACTTCCTGCACCGCGACATCAAACCCCACAACGTCATGGTGGGCGAGTTCGGCGAAGTCTCGGTGATGGACTGGGGGATCGCCGTGTCGATCACCAAGGATCCCAGCCAACCTTGGGCTTCGGTCGCAACCGGACCGGCGGGCACACCGGCGTACATGGCGCCCGAGATGGCCGCCCACAATCCTTCCGAGCTGGGCGTGGTTAGCGACATCTACCTGCTGGGGGCGGTCTTGTACGAGATCGTCACGGGAACCCCGCCGCACCCCAAGACCGGCGACACCGGCGAAGCCTTGCTGGCGGCGGCGGCCAACGAGATCATCCCCACGACGCGGACGGGAGAATTGGTGGACATCGCGCGTCGAGCGATGGCGACCAAGTTGGAGGACCGCTACCAGAGCGTCCAAGAGCTGCAAGATGCGATTCGTGAATATCAATCGCACCGCGAAAGCATCAAGTTGTCCGAAAGTGCCGACGAGCACTTTGCCAATGCGAAAAAGAATCAAAGCAGTGACGAATTTGCCCGCGCCCGATTCGCCTATGAAGAAGCGTTAAAACTTTGGGACGGCAACACCGCCGCGGTCAGCGGGATGCGTTTGGCGACCCTGGCACACGCCAGAAACGCGCTCGACCAAGAGAACTATGAACTGGGAATCTCCGTCCTGGATCCGGAAAACCCCGAGCACCGCGACCTGCTGTCCAAATTGGAACTCAAGCGCGCCGCACGCCGCCGATTGGCGTGGTTTTCTAAAATTGCAGCGGGCACCGCGATCGCGGCCGTTTTGACGGTCGTTGCCGTGACGCTGTACTTCTACATGGAGTCGCTGGAAAACGCCAAGTCGCTGGAAACCCAACGGGATTACGCCCGTGAACAACAGGTCATCGCCACGAATCTAAAAACGAAGGCCGAAACCGAAAAAGAGAATGCCGAAAGCGCGCGGAACGAAGCCTTTCGGGCTCAACGTCAAGCACGGCGATTGGAAGCCGAAGCGCGACTGGAAAAACGTCGCGCCGAAGAAGCCCCCTATGGATCGGAGATCGGATTGGCCGCCGAATCGATCCGACGCAAGCTGCGCGACAAGGCCGAGCGGATTCTGGATAAACTGGATCCGACCCAACCCGATGCCGATCCGGTCATGTCACAATTGCGGCACATCGAGTGGGGAATCCTGAAACACAGTTGGAGTCCCGCTGCGGTCGCGACGCTGACGGGCAAAGACCATGTCAAAGCGGTCGCCAGTTCGCGAGAGGGGCTGGTGTTTGCCGCGGGGACCGACGACGGAAATGTCTTGTTGTGGCAGGGCGTCGACGATCTGGATTCAGAGGTCGAACCGACGACGATCCGGTTCGGCGTCAAGATCAACGCGGTCGCGGTTTCAAGTGACGGCCGTTTTCTAGCTGCGGCAGGCATTCGCCATCGCGATCCGGATGCGGCGACACAGCCGAGCGATTTTGACGTCTGTGTTTGGGAGGTCACGTCCGCAGGGATCGCACAATCCCCGATATTGCTTCACGGACACAAGGCCGAAGTTTTGAGCGTTGGTTTTTCCGGCGATGCGACCAAGGTTGTCACCAGCGCCGCCGACCGGACCGCAGTGGTCTGGGATCGCACCAGCGGCCAGCGACGCTCCGTGATGGCGGACCACTTGGATCCCAAGGTCTGGAGCGCTCGGTTGTCGGCGGACGATCCCGATCTGGTCGTGACCGCGTGTGAAGACGGCAGGGTGCGGGTGTGGAAGACGGCGTCGAATTCCGGCGGCGTCAGCGAAGCGAAGAAGTTGTACGATTTTCGTGGCCACGACGGTCCGGTTTATGCCGCCGTGTTCAGCCCCGACGGACGGTCGGTGCTCTCTGGCGGATACGATCGCAGCTTGCTGCGTTGGAACCTTGATTCGGCCCAGGCCGATGTCGTCGCGTCGAGCAGCGAGTTGCTGAAACAGCGGCTGCAAGGTCGGCTGGACGGCAGTCAATTGGCGGCGAACAAGCGAGATGAAATCGGCGCCCCCGGTGACCGACACACCGCCAGCATCCGCAGCATCGACGTGGGCCGACTGGGCGATCAACAATGCATCGTCACCGGCGGAAACGACAATACGGTCCGTGTGTGGAAGCCGGCGGGTGGGAGTTGGAAGCTCGACAAAGTGCTCAGCGGTCACGGGCGTTGGGTTCAATCATGCGTCTTTTCCAACCAAGGCGAGTTCGTGTTGTCGGGGGCCGATGACGGACTGAAGCTGTGGGCCTGGCAAGATTATTCCATGCCCCGCGATTTGGTGCCCGATCCGGAGGTGCGGTTGAGTCGACAACCGAGTGAACGCGGATTGTCCAGCGCGCTCAAATCAGTTTACTCACGCGATGGACGATGGATCGCCACGGTGTATGCCAACGGGACCGTCGAAGTGTGGGATCTGCAAAATCCGGGGCGGGCGACGGGCGAGATGCTGGTCCACGGCCACGCCATGTTGGCCGCCACCGGCGTGATGGATCGTAACGGCGAACGGTTGTTGACATCCGCCGGCGACAACACCACACGGCTATGGGACACCAACCGCGGCACCCACACGCTGAAACTTGACGGGACCGGATACCGCGGTGCCGCCGATGTCGCCTGGCGTCCAGATTCCCCGACCACGCTGGTGGTCACCGGCAGCGACGAACACATGACTCCGGCCTGGTTTTGGCGGATCGATCAGAACGGCGACGTCGTGAAAACCGCTTTGTTGGCGGACTATGCCCAAACGCAGTTGACCCAGCAGGCCGCCGCGGCATCCAAGCGTCGCAGCGCGAGTGTCTCGGCGGTGGCGCTACGCTCGGGCAGCGAAGGGATCGACGAACTGGACCGCTTGCGGCGGAGAATCCCCGACGTGACCACGATCAGCTTTGCTCCCGACGGTCAGCGATTCATGATCGGTGATTCCTCCGGTCATTGTTTCGTGTATCAGGTCGATGATGAATCGTCGGCCCCACGCCAATTGACTCGATTTCGGGCGCACCGATCGGCGGTCAGTTGTGCGGCATTTTTGCCACCGGGTCAGTCCTTGATCACCGCCGGCGTGGACGGTGAAGTGGTCAAATGGAACGCAAACGACGGAACGCAGGAAACGAAACTGCCGTGGCAGGGACCGGTGACGGCGCTGGACATCTCGACCGGTGGCGATCGATTGCTGGTCGGCCACGCCCCGCTTGAAGGCACGGAGTTTCCCGTTGCCCAGTTGTATCGTCTGGAAGGTGACGCCTTTCAATCGGAAGCCGAATTCGCATTGACCGATCCGGCGGGACGGCGCGACTGGACCGACAACCGGCCGACGATCCGATCGGCGCGTTTTGTGCCCGGCTCCGACCAGGCGGTGCTAAGTCTGTTCTTTCCGGCGCAGACGTCTTCGGCGGGTGAATCGACAAGCGCATCGCGTTACCGCGTGGGCTATTGGACCTGGAACGACGCGGGATCCGATTTCGCCGAAATGAATTCTTCGAAACTCGGTGACGTCTCGACCGCGATGGTGGTCGGCGATGAAGCGCGCGAGCGTCAACTGTTGGTGGTCGGCGGCAAAGGAGCTCGATTGCTGGCCGCCGACGACGACCGCCGCCTGAGCTTTACGACGCTGAAACGGAGTTTCCGCCCGGCGTCCAGCATCGCCGCGGTCGACTTTTCCTATGACATCGCGAGCGGTCAAAGTGATCGTCTGGTCGTCGGCGATAGCGAAGGAAACGTCCGTGTTTGGGAATTCGATGGCACGCATTGGAGCGAGACCAGTCTCGCGTCGGTGCATTTGGCCGGACGTCACGACGGGCCGATCGTGTCCACGGTCTTCGACCCGACCGATCCGAATCGTATGATCACCGCGGATCGCAACGGCACCTGGAAACTGTGGCAATTCAACGCGACGACGTGGGAGTCGGTTCCGTTGGCGATTCCCAACCAAGAACGTCGTGAATTGAGTTTTGCGATGTTTTCCCCCGATGGAAACCTGGTGCTGATCGGCACCGACACCGGCGCGAGCGTGTGGCGATTCGGTGATGACGGCACACTTGAACGCATCATGGAAACGTGGCAACCGGGCAAGGTGACGACGGCCGTCTTTGCCGACGATGGCAGTTGGATCGTGACCTGTGACGGTGACCGCGCGGTCGCGTTCTGGGACTTGCAAGGCAAACTGCTCGCGCGAATGGACGAAGAAGATGCCAGCGGAACGACCGCATTGGCACTGTCTTATGATCGTCGACGTTTGGTGACCGGCCAGGGCAAAGGGATCGGAATCTGGGACACCAGCCGGATCTTGGACGCGATCGCCGCCCAGGATCCGGCGGAAGACGAGGCGATGGGCGCGCCCGAAACCACTTCGAATGGACTGATCAAAGAACTGTTTACGCTGAATAAAAAACTGTTCCGGTTGGACGCCGAAAGCGAAGTCAATGCGGAAAGTGATGTGACGTCCATTTCGATCTCGCCCGACGGTCAAAACCTGCTGTCCTCGGGCATGAACGGCCAAACGACGATCTGGGAAGGTGCCCCGCTGTCTCCTATCACGTTTGCATTTTCCAACGACCAATTCTCCGTGCGACGCAATGTGCCCTTCAAAAATATCGGGGCGTCGGCGCTGCTGAGCGATCCCAGCCGACTGGCCCGATTCGACGGCGCGGAATTGACCGTCAGCATCGAAGGTGAATCGATCGAAGGAGAAAAGTTGGCAATTCGACCGCGTCGTGACTTGCTGGGCGCAACGATCGTTCTCCGAAACCAGCAAGGGCAGACGATGTGCTACCACCGCGCCCATCACCACGCGGAACTGAAAAAGATCGGAGAACTCCTTTCCGATGACGGCGCGTCGAATCGTTTGCGGGTTCGATTCGGCGAAGGGGTCGATGCCCGAGAGGTGCAAGCGTTGATCGCTACATTGGCCTATCGCGTCGAAACGTCAGCGGCCGAAGAGGCAGCGAATATCGCCGACGGTAGCGAGTCGGAGGACCAAGCATCACTGGAGGAGATGTCGGTGATTTCGAGAACGGTCCGAGTCGGTGTTTCAGGATTCCGGTATCGATCAAAGAATGCTGCGGACTCCTGGCAGGAAAGTGAATCCGTTAGCGGGACGATCACGATCGAAGTGGAACCGGACCACCGTGAAGAGGCAGGGCAACAGGGGGCGATGGTGGATCGAGTGGCGGTGGTCGGTGGATGA